A single region of the Bdellovibrio sp. GT3 genome encodes:
- the trhO gene encoding oxygen-dependent tRNA uridine(34) hydroxylase TrhO, translating to MTTENALKHYVTTFYSFQKIENPEQVKLDLEAKAEQLDVKGLIILGTEGYNSTIAAVTEESFEAWKQFVRDYFQKPTQFYKDSYSDKAPFRRFKVKIREEIVTTGIPDMQPSEGINHHLSPSEWNKVMKEESDYVMIDTRNWYEYKIGTFKGALNPNIEKFTDFPQYIESQGISKDKKMLIFCTGGIRCEKGILELQDKGYDNVFQLEGGILNYLNEYPNDQYEGECFVFDHRVAVDQNLAPSQKYGLCPHCGQPSEIKIDCLRCDSPGMVCVNCIELEFKKDTCSRNCAHGLKLHPGKKARKQIVPFNIEKMKAEGMTDIPTIRVSKTKVVQLNDKGEAETVSLKK from the coding sequence ATGACGACCGAAAATGCCCTGAAGCATTATGTTACGACTTTTTACAGCTTTCAAAAAATCGAAAATCCCGAACAAGTTAAATTAGATCTAGAGGCAAAAGCGGAACAGCTCGACGTCAAGGGACTGATCATTTTAGGAACTGAAGGTTATAACTCCACGATCGCGGCCGTCACAGAAGAATCCTTCGAAGCCTGGAAACAATTCGTTCGCGACTACTTCCAAAAACCCACTCAATTCTACAAAGACTCTTATTCGGATAAAGCACCCTTCCGCAGATTTAAAGTAAAAATCCGCGAAGAGATCGTGACCACTGGCATTCCGGATATGCAACCGTCTGAAGGCATCAATCACCACTTGTCACCTTCTGAATGGAACAAGGTCATGAAGGAAGAATCCGATTACGTGATGATCGACACACGCAATTGGTACGAATACAAAATCGGGACGTTCAAAGGGGCTTTGAATCCTAATATCGAGAAATTCACAGATTTCCCTCAGTACATTGAATCCCAGGGCATTTCCAAAGACAAAAAAATGCTGATCTTCTGTACTGGTGGCATTCGTTGCGAAAAAGGAATTCTGGAACTTCAAGACAAAGGTTACGACAACGTTTTCCAATTGGAAGGCGGCATCCTGAACTACTTGAACGAATATCCAAACGATCAGTACGAAGGCGAATGCTTCGTGTTTGACCACCGCGTGGCCGTGGATCAAAACCTGGCGCCTTCCCAGAAATACGGATTGTGCCCGCATTGTGGTCAGCCGTCTGAAATCAAAATTGATTGCCTGCGCTGCGACTCTCCGGGAATGGTTTGCGTAAACTGTATCGAACTTGAGTTTAAAAAAGACACTTGCTCCAGAAACTGCGCCCATGGTCTGAAACTTCACCCGGGCAAAAAAGCCCGCAAACAAATCGTGCCTTTTAATATTGAAAAAATGAAGGCCGAGGGCATGACCGACATCCCTACGATTCGTGTTAGCAAAACCAAAGTTGTTCAATTGAATGACAAGGGTGAAGCAGAAACTGTCTCCCTAAAAAAATAG
- a CDS encoding SDR family oxidoreductase yields MKQVIVTGASTGIGFDLTRTLCEKGYIVWACVRKPESLDRLLIDYNERLRVIKMDVTNKHDIEKAFRTVRTEMNPKWPLVLVNNAGIASGGPIEGLDTEEWRRIFEVNLFGMVEMTKTFLPLIRETKGRIVNMGSISGRVAAPFMGPYTTSKFAVKAFTDSLRREVSSLGVKVSLIEAGPIRTEIWSKSIDKTDQMMETCPRELQSVYGSMMSLIREGVLEAAQEAVPVSVATVAIMHAIESHIPKVNYLVGKRIKLQANLLKFMSTRMIDRVIRKSLRFHRS; encoded by the coding sequence TTGAAGCAAGTCATCGTCACCGGAGCATCCACAGGAATAGGTTTTGACCTGACACGCACGCTTTGTGAAAAAGGTTATATCGTCTGGGCTTGTGTTCGCAAACCCGAGTCGTTGGATCGACTGTTGATCGACTATAATGAACGTCTGCGTGTGATAAAAATGGACGTCACCAATAAGCACGACATCGAAAAAGCTTTCAGAACGGTTCGCACCGAAATGAATCCAAAGTGGCCACTGGTTTTGGTTAACAATGCGGGCATCGCCAGCGGCGGACCGATTGAGGGGCTGGACACAGAGGAATGGCGCAGAATATTCGAAGTAAATTTGTTTGGCATGGTGGAGATGACAAAAACCTTCTTGCCGCTTATTCGGGAAACCAAAGGTCGTATCGTCAACATGGGTTCTATCAGTGGACGGGTGGCTGCGCCGTTCATGGGACCTTATACAACTTCAAAGTTTGCAGTGAAGGCATTCACTGATTCATTACGGCGCGAGGTGAGCTCTTTAGGTGTGAAGGTGTCGCTGATTGAGGCCGGTCCCATACGGACCGAGATCTGGTCGAAGTCCATCGACAAAACAGATCAAATGATGGAAACCTGCCCCCGGGAATTGCAAAGCGTGTATGGTAGTATGATGTCATTAATTCGCGAAGGTGTGTTGGAGGCGGCTCAGGAAGCTGTTCCAGTCAGTGTCGCAACAGTGGCGATCATGCATGCTATTGAAAGCCATATACCCAAGGTTAATTATCTGGTCGGGAAGCGAATTAAATTGCAGGCGAATTTGCTGAAATTTATGTCGACGCGAATGATCGATCGGGTGATTCGGAAAAGTCTGCGCTTTCACCGAAGTTAA
- a CDS encoding peptide chain release factor 3: MLATPQIQKEILRRRTFAIISHPDAGKTTLTEKLLYHGGVIHETGEVKGKSGSKAVTSDWMELERQKGISITSSVMTFDYNDLRVNLLDTPGHKDFSEDTYRVLMAVDSAAMLIDVAKGVEERTKKLYEVCRLRKIPIFTFVNKLDREGKDPLTLIDEVEKTLNMQCYPVTWPLGIGQRFRGIYNRLTQEIWIYDQRREEVEDYQKIPFVKGKDDQILYNYLDKESADQVLEELDLIEGALPPFDVNEFLSGQISPVTFGSAKQNFGVDTFLQFFTKYAPGPQPRITKDDQKMDPLDAKFTGFVFKIQANMDRRHRDRIAFIRICSGKFERGMKVQHSRLERELRLAYSSQFVAADKETVDEAYAGDIVGVGDTGNFAIGDCVSSSGKIQFEDIPKFAPELFGRLSVRDALKRQKLQEALRHLSEEGAIQLFIEPHIGPQDPIIGAVGELQFEVLLHRLQDEYNLEVKLNRLPYGVCRWPTVDGKPVTSLKGGANMAQDLNGNPVVLVNQEWDLNWLKRENQDVEFQTSISRAR; this comes from the coding sequence ATGTTGGCTACTCCTCAAATTCAAAAAGAAATTCTTCGCCGTCGCACCTTTGCGATCATCTCGCATCCCGATGCCGGTAAAACCACTCTGACTGAAAAACTCCTGTATCACGGTGGTGTGATCCATGAAACGGGCGAGGTGAAGGGGAAATCTGGTTCCAAGGCAGTGACTTCGGACTGGATGGAGCTTGAGCGCCAAAAAGGGATCTCGATCACGTCATCGGTGATGACGTTTGATTACAACGATCTGCGCGTAAACCTTTTGGATACTCCGGGACATAAAGACTTCTCGGAAGATACGTACCGCGTTTTGATGGCCGTGGATTCTGCAGCGATGTTGATTGACGTTGCCAAGGGTGTGGAAGAGCGTACCAAAAAACTTTATGAAGTCTGCCGTCTTCGTAAGATCCCGATTTTTACTTTCGTAAATAAGCTGGATCGTGAAGGTAAAGATCCTCTGACTTTGATCGATGAAGTTGAAAAGACCCTGAACATGCAATGCTATCCGGTGACTTGGCCTTTGGGTATCGGTCAGCGTTTCCGCGGCATCTACAATCGTTTGACTCAGGAAATCTGGATTTACGATCAGCGCCGTGAGGAAGTGGAAGATTATCAAAAAATTCCATTTGTTAAAGGCAAAGACGATCAAATCCTTTACAACTACCTGGATAAAGAATCTGCGGATCAGGTGTTGGAAGAGCTTGATTTGATTGAGGGCGCTTTGCCGCCATTTGATGTGAATGAATTCCTGTCAGGACAAATCTCTCCTGTGACTTTTGGTTCTGCCAAACAGAACTTCGGGGTGGATACATTCCTGCAGTTCTTTACGAAATACGCACCGGGGCCTCAGCCTCGTATCACCAAAGACGACCAGAAGATGGATCCCTTGGATGCGAAATTCACCGGCTTTGTATTTAAAATTCAAGCCAACATGGATCGTCGTCACCGTGACCGTATTGCTTTCATCCGTATTTGCTCTGGAAAATTTGAGCGTGGCATGAAAGTTCAGCATTCCCGTTTGGAACGTGAGTTGCGCCTGGCGTACTCATCACAATTCGTTGCGGCTGATAAAGAGACGGTTGATGAAGCCTATGCGGGTGACATCGTGGGTGTCGGCGATACTGGAAACTTTGCCATCGGTGATTGCGTTTCTTCATCTGGCAAAATTCAATTCGAGGATATTCCTAAGTTTGCGCCAGAGTTGTTTGGTCGCTTAAGTGTTCGTGACGCTTTGAAACGTCAAAAACTACAAGAAGCTCTTCGTCACCTTTCTGAGGAAGGTGCCATCCAGTTGTTTATCGAACCACATATTGGACCACAGGACCCTATCATCGGGGCTGTCGGTGAACTTCAATTCGAAGTTTTGTTGCACAGACTTCAGGACGAATACAATTTGGAAGTGAAATTGAACCGTCTTCCTTATGGTGTGTGCCGTTGGCCAACAGTGGACGGCAAGCCGGTGACGAGCCTTAAAGGTGGCGCGAACATGGCACAGGATCTGAATGGCAATCCGGTGGTTTTGGTAAATCAAGAATGGGATCTGAACTGGTTGAAGCGTGAAAACCAAGACGTGGAATTCCAAACCAGCATCTCAAGGGCGCGCTAA